The Blattabacterium cuenoti genome includes the window TATTCCTCGAATATTAGCAATAGCATATATCATAATCCAATTGATTTAAATAGCATATTTTGTGCTTTTATAATACATTCATAAAGATAATCTACTTCTTGAAAAGTATTATATATAGAAAAACTAACACGAATCATACCTTCTACATTAAAAAAATTCATTAATGGTTGTGCACATAAAGTTCCCGTTCTAACTGCAATTCCTAATTTATCTAAAATAATACCAACATCAAAATAATGTAATCTATCTAAATTAAAAGAAATCATACTAGATTTAACATCAATATTATTCATACCACCTCCATATAAATGAATTCCATCTATAGAATTTAAACGTTTTATTGCATAAATTAAAAGTTCTTTTTTATATAACTGAATATTTTCGATTCCAATTTCTTGAACAAAATCAATAGCGCTACCCCAAACAATAATTCCTTCTATATTTGGAGTTCCAGCTTCAAATTTAAACGGTAAATCTGAATAATGACATTGTTGAAAACTTACATATTTAATCATTTCTCCTCCTGATTGATAAGGAGGTATTTTATCTAAAATATTTTTTTTACCATATAAAACTCCTATTCCAGTAGGTCCATACATTTTATGTGCAGAAAATACATAAAAATCTACATTCAAATCTTGTACATCTATATTAAAATTAGATGGAACTTGTGCTCCATCAATTAACACCATTGATCCATATTGATGAGATTTTTTTATAATATATTTTACTGGATTTATAATTCCTAATACATTAGATAAATGAGTTATGGAAACTAATTTAGTTTTATATGAGATAATAGAGTCAAAATATTCTAATTCTAATAATCCATTTTTATTAATTGGAATAATTTTTAATATTGCTTGTTTTCTATCACAAAGAATTTTCCATGGAATAATATTAGAATGATGTTCCATAGATGAAATAATTATTTCATCTCCTTTTTCAAGAAATATTTCAATACTGTAAGCAATTAAATTAATAGATTCTGTTGCTCCTTTTGTAAAAATAATTTCTGAAGCAGATTTAGCATTAATCATGTTTTGTATTTGTTTTCTAACAAATTCTACTTTATCTGTAGCTTTTCTACTTAAAAAATGTACACCTCTATGAATATTAGAATTGTGGTGTATATAAAATTCATTTGCTGTTTTAATAACTTTTATTGGTTTTTGAGTAGTAGCAGCATTATCTATATATACTAAAGAATGGGAATCAATTTTAGTTTTTAAAATAGGAAATTGATCTCTAATAGTTTGAATTTCTTTTTGTGACAACATTATACATTATATATATTATTTTTAATTTTATATTCGATATAATTAATAATTAATATTTTAATTTTACTAATCTTAATATTTTGTAATATTTTGTCTAAAAAAGAAATTAACAATAAAATTTGTACATTATATTTATTCAGTCCTCTAGATTGTAAATAAAATATATCATTTTTATTAAAATTTCCTATAGTACATCCATGTGAACATCTAATGGCATTAGAAAAAATTTCCAATTGAGGTTTGGATATAACATGAGCTTCTTCTGAAAGAAGAATATTTTGATTTTTCTGAAAAGCATTAATTTTTTGAATTAATTTACTAACAAAAATTTTTCCATGAAAAATACTAATTGATTGATCTAATAAAATATTTTTATATAATTGTAAACATTTAGAATTAGAAAATAAATGTTGAATAAAAGTTTCATTATCAATTATTTGTTGTTGAGATAACAAAGAAATGCCATATAAATAAGATGAAGTATTCTTTCCATGAGAAAAAAAATTGAGATAATTTTTAATAAATTTTGCTTTCAATGATAAAGTATATGTAGAACAAGAACTATCCATATATTGTTTAATATAAGTATTATCTACAAAATATGTATCTTCTAAATCATTTTGTACTTTATAATAATCAATTTTACTATTATGCATAGCATAAATTTCAGTGACAGAATTATTAATAAATGAAGATTTTTCCAATGATAATGATT containing:
- a CDS encoding aminotransferase class V-fold PLP-dependent enzyme, with the translated sequence MLSQKEIQTIRDQFPILKTKIDSHSLVYIDNAATTQKPIKVIKTANEFYIHHNSNIHRGVHFLSRKATDKVEFVRKQIQNMINAKSASEIIFTKGATESINLIAYSIEIFLEKGDEIIISSMEHHSNIIPWKILCDRKQAILKIIPINKNGLLELEYFDSIISYKTKLVSITHLSNVLGIINPVKYIIKKSHQYGSMVLIDGAQVPSNFNIDVQDLNVDFYVFSAHKMYGPTGIGVLYGKKNILDKIPPYQSGGEMIKYVSFQQCHYSDLPFKFEAGTPNIEGIIVWGSAIDFVQEIGIENIQLYKKELLIYAIKRLNSIDGIHLYGGGMNNIDVKSSMISFNLDRLHYFDVGIILDKLGIAVRTGTLCAQPLMNFFNVEGMIRVSFSIYNTFQEVDYLYECIIKAQNMLFKSIGL
- a CDS encoding SufB/SufD family protein, which codes for MENQDCLKKQVISSFSAKHYKGEHLFISKLRHQAINTFIKKGFIFDNKYNTLFSIFDKEFNFFAIKKNIELVNPNSNYTILQKIKHFLYCKKSYIIVCINGQYNYIIYPDNVYDNKIIISNIFSQKEKYIKPFYSTLLNVYYNPFSIINTIFSINGVYIYIPDHVILKHPIEILHISTKSYKKTMLYFRNLIIVGKSSYVNIIESCKSLSLEKSSFINNSVTEIYAMHNSKIDYYKVQNDLEDTYFVDNTYIKQYMDSSCSTYTLSLKAKFIKNYLNFFSHGKNTSSYLYGISLLSQQQIIDNETFIQHLFSNSKCLQLYKNILLDQSISIFHGKIFVSKLIQKINAFQKNQNILLSEEAHVISKPQLEIFSNAIRCSHGCTIGNFNKNDIFYLQSRGLNKYNVQILLLISFLDKILQNIKISKIKILIINYIEYKIKNNIYNV